GCTGGTGGAACGGGACATACGTCAGCGCAGCCGAAAGATCAAGATCACCCAGGCTGTGGAACGGCTTGTGGAGGACCTGATCCAGGAGTCCATGGCCCGAGGAGACTTCAGGAACCTGAGTGGCGCTGGAAAGCCCCTTAACAAGTTTGAGCACAATCCATACGCTGATCCTATGACCCACAACCTTAACCGCATCCTCATAGACAATGGGTACCAGCCACCCTGGGTCGTCACCCAACGAGACATTCGAGAGACCACTGCACAGATCCGAAACAAGCTATTGGAGGGGAGGGCCAGGCTCGGCGACCCCATGACCCCCAAAGAGAACAGCCAATGGGAGCAACTGTGTGCATCTGTAGAGGAGGAGTTGGTGAAACTTAACAAGACAGTGGACAGTTACAACCTCATCGTACCGATGCTCAACATGCAAATGGTCCACTTCAGTTTGTCACGAGAGATTGACCGTGCTGTGAAGGGAGCCTGCCAACACAGACTGgaccagcagagagagagacaagaggagagagagaggaggaaggaagagaaaaaaagagccaACGCAGTAACTATGCCTAAAAATACCAAACAAGGTCTGATGTATTGGATGAAGCATTGGCTCAGATTAAACCACTAGAACTCTGAATCTAAGAGAACAGAAACATGATTTGATGATAAGTGTTTAATTAGTTTGCACTCAAACCAATCATTACAGTCCAAGGGGCAATTATTTCAGACAGACTTGGTCACCCGCTTTTTTCTAAACACTCTGAATCAAAGTCAGGGACAATGGTGCCATGCATTTAACTCTGTGTTACTACTTTTATTGTCCAGATATGTAGGATTGTCATCAGGTTGTTAGTGGGAGAGCAGTGTTGAGCAATCATGGTTGCGTGACTGTAAAGTGTGAGAAACGGCTGTGTTTATAACGAAGCTTACAACATGAGGCAATTTGATACAAagtcaggggcgtagcacaaaattctgggccctgtagaaaggcattttctatgggcccctccccacatccacagctattcattcttgagggccctgggtactcagtcccccccccccccacacacacacacacacacacacacacacagcctgacgCCCCTGTACAAAGTATTTCTGTGGAATTACTGATCTGAAAATACAAACCCAGTTGTGTTTGCTGTGTGACATTAAAAGTGAAGGTAAGTAAAAAAATCTTGTGTTACAGAGTTTTAAATTTTGGAACGTGGGAAATGCTTAAATAGCTGAATGTCTCATTCTAGTCTGGCAGCTGCTCCAGCGTTGCAGGGTTGCAGATGACGATGGGCTCTTTGCCGCCGGCTCCGTTACTTGCAGCTTCCCCGTGCAGAGCCTGAGCCACGGCCCTGGGCGGAGTTATCGCCTTGGTCCAGTCGTGGGCAATGTACTGGTGGTACGGATCATGAGAGCTCTCCAGCTTCTTGGAGCGAATGTAGCTGAGCATGATGCCGAATGTGAAGAAGCTGAACATGCCAACCACCAGGATGATATACATCATGCCCTGAGACTGAGCGTGGGCCCGGGCTCCAGCCTGCGCAGCCGGCTGGGTAGTGTAGTTCTGAGGTATCTGTGGAGACAGTATACTGGTGCTGTTGAGGCAGTGCTgcaggaaggagaggaggagcgACTGCAGCTCGGTGGTGTTGATGTGTGACATTGCTAACCTCTGCTGGACGCTCGGCAAACTGCaactgaggaggaagaggagatgtAAGAAAAAGATTCATGTCAAAGTAAAGATCACCGTACTTTATTTCTACATAAATGACACAGTATTTCACTATTGCATTAGGTTGCTTAATCAATAACTGAATTATTCCGGCTAAGCTGCCTAAGCACCGAAAGAGGCAACAGACAAATAAGAAAAAGATGATTTCTGAGTTGCAGATCACTACGCTCACAAGTTGCTGAAAGATTTGACATGTTTTCCTTCAAAATAGACATTGATAGAACGAGTGCCTATTAAGACAACAGGAAAAAAAGATGGAGGGGCCAAGTGAGAAGCATAACAATCAAGAATGGGACAGTCTCAGAGTGTGAGAAAATGAACCACATCTCACAGTGATTTTAAATAAAACTCATTTATCCAGAATTAATAAATGAGTATTGAGTGACACTTTAGAATGTTGTCATTTGTTAACCGTACACATTGGAAATATATTCTTTGACTCCTACCCAACAAACTTGAGCTTGAACGCTGGGTACACATCTTTTCAGAGTTAGTTCTGGTGTTAGGAGAGTGGAGGTGaggtaatatacagtatataaatggATTCCAACAAAGTATACATGCACATAACTATTAGCGAGCTTTGTTCAGTAGAAATAAAAACCTACCTTTTCAATGACCTGGAATCAGTTCCTGCCGTGGTTGGCATCAGCAAGTCAGGTATCTCCAGTAGTACTAGAAGCAGCTGGTCTCAAACTACACCTTGAATAGAAGCTacatcctcccccccccccccccgtgctGGTCATTATGTGCCCTCCTTCGTGCTCATGCTTTTCCGCAGAAGAGAGAAGCAGCATGTTCATCTTGTCAACACGTTTAATGAAAGGAGGAGGTCACAGGGCAAGGTGAAAAGCTCAGTGTAGTGAGGCAGTTGCGCAGCATGACTTCAACCACTGCAATCAGCTAAAATTAACAGTTTAGTGTAGATGAGCATGTTTGGAGTTAGGATGTTGTCTTTAAGTCAGACTTCATTTAGGAAAGTTGATCTGGCTAGATGCCATGTAAATCATTAGAAAAAATTGgcaaattggtatattatatattatgttatgACTGCATATGAAAAAGTCTACACACAAGTAATCAGGGACAAACAAATACTAAGAATAACTTAACAGTAGACACCATCATGATTTGTGGCTTGTGTTTGAACCCAGTTTGTAAAGGGTGTATGTTGGTTTTAATCAATAATTGTCtcattaatacaaaaaaatctCTAATGTTCTGAATTTGCAGTAAGAGGAGAAGGAGGCGCCGGTGTCGGGCTGCAGCAGGAGAACAAAGCTGCTTTCAGACTTGAGGTAGTTTGGACCGTCTGCCACCCAGCTCCGATTAGATTGAGTTACAACACAATCACCTCCAAATGTCCTTtaactcactgtgtgtgtgtgtgtgtgtgtgtgtgtgtgtgtgtgtgtgtgtgtgtgtgtgtgtgtgtgtgtgtgtgtgtgtgtgtgtgtgtgtgtgtgcgtgtgcgtgtgtgtgtgcgtgtgtgtgtcattaagTCATTTGTTTCAGAGGCAGGCCAGTGGACAAAAAGgatttacaaaaacatttatttttattcagctTAATTTACAAAATTGGACAGCCatagaaaatgacaaataagtTTAGATGAACTAAGCAGTGTTTCTGCCTGTTGACACTGTTAAATAAAGACATCTTGCTTATGCTTAACACTGAGTGATATCAATATTATGATTCACTTGCACATTAAAATCTCAAGATACAAAGACACTTCTTAGATACCCAGCAGGTCATATTAATGATACTGAATAAATCTCATTTGGTATTAATAAGACATTGCTTAAAATTCAGAACTAAGAGCAAATAATTACTTCgttgtattttttaaattatggtaaaaaccataaaaaaagccatttcAGCTTCTGTTGTATGGTTAAAAGAGATGCAATagaaatgagttgctacaaaggcCATGGGTTGCATTACACCCAGCAAAACTACACTGTACACACTTCAGCCCAGTAAGACGCAGTTTGCCTGAAGCTATTtgttttaaaacttaaaaaaatttcCATCGACAGTATAGGTCAATCATTTGATCAGTTtatcaatagaaaatgaatCAATAACAATTGGGATAGCCGTTTGATGTTTGGCTCTGGTAATTAAATGTTGTATAGactaattattaaataaatattttttatgattattaaaTACTAAAAAGTCATTCAATTTCATACATTAAAGgttatttcttttcaaaaaaacctttaaaggtctttttttcacaaatcccCAAACTATCAAgtgtaaatattttaataacaaGGAGGGAAATCTGCCATCTGCACCATCAGCTTATCTTTACAGTTGATCATACAGGTTGCGTGTATGACTGAGTGACCAAGGCGTTCAAAATTCAAAATCAACAGTAGTTAGCAAAACCACGGTACAGTCATGAAGCTCGACTCCTGCAGAGATCTTTTTACCTAGTGGATACAAAATGGAAAAAGCCAGTAAAAGAGGAAGACATTCTTTCATACATGTCATATTACCACATTTTCCTATATCAGATGTTGTGCAAGCCAGTAAATCAGTATAATGGTGAAAGATAAATCTAACTCACTGGTAATGTTACTCTAGCTGCACCCCGTCACAGTTGTCTTTTGTTTCTAACAGCCtggaaatataaaaagaaaaagtcttaTTTAGATGCGAGAAACAGCATGGGGAAAAGcacagactgtataatattaatggacaaatccGGTttggcgaagtgctgcaaatgcggaagtgccttaaacctgcattctatctgaattccagcagggggagacacatgcagttgcaaaaggaggtcggtttctgtagtcTTTGAGAAAGTgatccacttctcacttgatttattacctcagtaaacattttcataatgagttaatggtctcaatcgctagttttaagtcttctgcaacataGAATGATATTCATTTTTAGAATTATTGTCTCGCTGATTTTAAAATTTGCAATAatgcagggggtgttttagggcgtggctatgatgtgattgctaGTGAAAGTGTGTACTTTAACGAAGAGTGTAAAGGCTCCTCCCTCTTGTCTAAAATCATCaaatccgcaaccaggatggctgcgcctgTAACGGAAAACtcaacgactcatagcagatctccacaaaccaatgggtgacgtcacacatgctctgtccattaatattatacagtctatgtgtagaagttttttttttttttctgctaaagCAAGTTGATTGTGGTGaagacaatttaaaaataataatttggtcCAACAATCATATACATATagtatactgtaaataatgtatggCATTATTTAAGAGCCCTGACCCCAGTGTGTTGGTTAAAGGCTTTACGATGAATCTGAAATGAATCACCTTAGTAAGTCATCACATAAGAGACAAGTGACTCACTGTGCCTGAGCCTTGAGAGCTTTACGGGCCTCCCGACCTTCATGCTCCTCTGAAATCTTCTTGTAACAGTAGACCAGAACCACAATGAGCCACAGCTGCAGAACCACGATCAGCACGTACATTACAATCTCTGAGATCACTGCTGTCAGCTCCCGATTGGCTGGGAAAGAGGAACATCCAATACAGCATTACAGAGGAAGCATGTCCACCAGGTCAAAGACTGTCAGTCTGTGCAGACTTTTACAAACATTTGACGGTGTAGCTGCTCTTAAGTCAAAAATCATCTCAACGGTTGCGATAAGCCTGCACATGCAGAGTTAAAGTGTTCCATTGCACAATTGTACAGGCAAATAGTTCAGAAGGACTTCTTCTAAAAATAGTATCTACTGTATTTTGGACCCATTGTTGCATGTTTCACAAATCCATTTGAACTTAGATGGTTTCATTAAAATAACTGTTCAAGGCCTTTTACGAGGTAAAATTAtccaatatttcacaaaaaagcaaagattagaGAAAAGTAGGATTGTAGGAATGTAGTagggttccccccccccccaccttacCTACAGCCACCACGTTGAGCTCGAATTCTTTCTCCACGGTGACGTGCTCGTCATACTTGGGCAGGGAGAGGGTGCGGGAGATTGTGCAGCGGTACGTCCCTGTGTCATTGAAGGTGACGTTATTAATGTAAATGGCTCCTATCTGAATATCGCTGTTGTTTGATCCATGCCAGGCCAGACGCTCACTGAAATCTTCATTGCGGATGCTTGCACTGGGGTGATCATAGTGGAAAATCTGAAAGATGGAAACAAATGAGAATTTTATGACTATTCTTGAAAGTCAGGGAAGGACTGAAGAGCATGCAACATACCCTCTTTTAGAGTACCTGCTCTAAAGGGATACTCTAAATACTATAACTTCTTTTTAGATGGTAGGCTTCTGTAGTAGGCCCTAATATACATTTATTCCTTAGTAGTTACAAAAGATAGACAGCGTGTGTTAGAAGTGTTCTTCTAAAACAGAAGAACTACAATATTTTGTTCACATGTAAATAGAAACTAATTTAAAAGAAACTTACTTATGGTGATCATAtgcagtatatatgtatatatatatactaccggtcaaaggtttggggtcacttagaaatttccattacagacagaataccagctgagatcagttgcattgttttttttaatcagggcagcagttttcagattacattatgtgcgtACATAATTGCAAATGTGTtcttgactgttgtagaaagacgtggctgatctttaatgcaatatctacattgcccattatcagcaaccattcatccaatgttccaaaggcacattctgtttactaatctgatatcattttaaaaggctaactgagaaaacattggagaacccttttgcaattatgtaagcacataatgtaatctgaaaactgctgccctgattaaaaaaacaatgcaactgatctcagctggtattctgtctgtaatggagtggaatggaaatttctaagtgaccccaaacattTGAccggtagagtgtgtgtgtgtgtgtgtatatacagtataggccaaaagtttggacacactcattcaatgcgtttccttttattttcatgactatttacattgtagattctcactgaaggcatcaaaactatgaatgaacacatatggaattatgtacttaacaaaaaagtgtgaaataactgaaaacatgtcttatattttagattcttcaaagtagccaccctttgcttttttttattaataagggaaaaatgagaatctacaatgtaaatagtcatgaaaataaagaaacacattgaatgagaaggtgtgtccaaacttttggcctgtactgtatatgtatatatatatatttatatatatatatatatatatatatatatatatatatatatatatatatatatgtatatatatatatatatatatatatatatatatatatatatatatatatatatatatatatatatatatatatatgtatatgtatatatatatatatatatatatatatatatatatatatatatatatatatacatatatacatatatacatacatatatatatatatatatatatatatatatatatatatatatatatatatatatatatatatatatatatatatatatataaaatgtacaaaCTAATGTATTTAGTGGCTGCCTCAAAAAATGTCCAGGTAACAGCTGTGCAGTTTTCATGGAGAGCTGACAAAATGCAAATaagtacaaaaatgtattaGTTAATGACTTTagattaaaattaattaaaacaagGCCTACTAAAATGTACTTCCATCTTCCATGAATTTGGTAATACTTTATGGCACAGTTGCTTAAGGCACCTTGATAGTAGAAGAAAGACCCTTTTCAATCACAAACCCGCACCAGATTTAACAGTTCCTTCAAAGACTTTGGAGGACTCACATGCCTGAACTCCTCCTCTCCCAGCGGTTTGAAGTGCCAGTCTACAGTGGCTCGGGCAGacacctcctctcttctcttacAGGAGATGCAGCCCAGCAGGAATCCTTCTCCTGCCACGGCTTCAGTCAGGGAGTCCACCTCCGCACAGCCGCCGTGGCCCTGAGACACTGCAGAGGGACGGGAAGAAGAGCAGGAGGAAGAAGACACAGAAgtagaaaaaaacatgtaaataaaaaaaaacaagaagcagagggaaaaggagacaaAGATGCAAGAGGGGAGAGATATAGGAAAGGAAGAACATGCAAGTGTATTATCGTAGTGACAACTTTTCATTTACCATTTAGATTTTGTCTCACTTGATAGGAAACATGTTCAAATTAGGAATAGCATCAGTAGCACCTTTCAACAACAAAGCAAAGTGCTAACCAAGATATAAACAGGCattcataataaaaaagaaagaaaccacagtatactgtatagtatatataaatataatataaatactagtttttaaatgatttaatagaTAGATATTTAAGAGATAGAAGTTTAACTTTTCTGTAAGACAATATGTCATGTCTCTAATAATAGCTTCCCCTTTTCTCCGATTAAATCTTCTATGATGTTGAAGTCTCCTATGATGAAGCTAATGTGTCTGAGATTTTCATTTCATCCAAAAATTTGTATTCAAGAATGTATATTAGTCTTATTTAGTGCTTTGGGAAAGGCATGTGCGGGGGAAATATCTATTTGGAATGcatatgatttattttaaattagtaCAATAAATGAAGCTTAAATCATGCTAACACATTGGGTGTTCAGAACCGTAggtgtttttattgaaattcactTTATAGTCGAAACATATTAGTGGCCTCTCTTATGGtgattacaacttttttttttttattacattatatgACGAAGCTCTGAGGacactgaaaagaaagaaacacactttaaaatgtGCAGCTTCGACCACCAAAATTAATGATTTTGGACTTACCGAAAAGATTGACGACGACTAAAAGAGACAAGTGGCATATCATTTCTGCTGGAGCAACTTGTGGCCAACTGTTGAACAAAATATTGAACTTTCCTTTGACGTAAACCAGCAGAGAAATATCTGTGGTGATTAAGATTACATTACTGAGATAATGCCTCTTGATCCCTGAATAATTCCATAGTCTTCATGACAAACCAGTTCACCATTTGATCCAGAGTGTCAGTCCATTAGTGCAACAACCTCGCATTTCATCAAAGTGAGAAATGACTGAGAGCTTTAGaacacagaaaatgtttactaaAAAACTTGAGTCTCCGTGCGTTCTTCGCAGTAGTTTTAAGTCTCCCCTGCAATCCAGTCTGACTTAAAGTCCGCTATATTTAGAGTGTGTGAATCCAGGAGACGTTGTGAGTGTTGAAAGCCAGCAGGAAACCTGAGACCTGATCCAGGACTACAGCATGACCGTCTGAAGTCAGACTACAAACATGTTTCTT
This window of the Perca flavescens isolate YP-PL-M2 chromosome 6, PFLA_1.0, whole genome shotgun sequence genome carries:
- the dnajc28 gene encoding dnaJ homolog subfamily C member 28 codes for the protein MSCTFHLLVSRSDFYHGRFLLLSRQSLLPRALSSKPQISRSLQESYRLLQLPDEGHNSPAQVKEAYLRLAKLYHPDSGAPTADAVLFARVEEAYRAVLAHQSKSKQPDEGKEAEEEDKSRGTAFPHRHYLSYEGVGSGTPSQRERQYRQIRIDRASEQVLNYRQREHERAAAAEGMLVERDIRQRSRKIKITQAVERLVEDLIQESMARGDFRNLSGAGKPLNKFEHNPYADPMTHNLNRILIDNGYQPPWVVTQRDIRETTAQIRNKLLEGRARLGDPMTPKENSQWEQLCASVEEELVKLNKTVDSYNLIVPMLNMQMVHFSLSREIDRAVKGACQHRLDQQRERQEERERRKEEKKRANAVTMPKNTKQGLMYWMKHWLRLNH
- the LOC114557803 gene encoding potassium voltage-gated channel subfamily E member 1, which encodes MPTTAGTDSRSLKSCSLPSVQQRLAMSHINTTELQSLLLSFLQHCLNSTSILSPQIPQNYTTQPAAQAGARAHAQSQGMMYIILVVGMFSFFTFGIMLSYIRSKKLESSHDPYHQYIAHDWTKAITPPRAVAQALHGEAASNGAGGKEPIVICNPATLEQLPD
- the si:ch211-225p5.8 gene encoding sodium channel subunit beta-1, with the protein product MICHLSLLVVVNLFVSQGHGGCAEVDSLTEAVAGEGFLLGCISCKRREEVSARATVDWHFKPLGEEEFRHIFHYDHPSASIRNEDFSERLAWHGSNNSDIQIGAIYINNVTFNDTGTYRCTISRTLSLPKYDEHVTVEKEFELNVVAVANRELTAVISEIVMYVLIVVLQLWLIVVLVYCYKKISEEHEGREARKALKAQAQLLETKDNCDGVQLE